GCGGAGCGGGGCTCGATCCCCTGAACATCAAACCGAGTATGCCGGTGCCCGATGATTTCGATGCCTTCTGGGCCGCGAAGAAAGCAAAACTGGCCGAGGTTCCCATGAATCCCAGGCTCACCCCCGTAGAGTCCACCCTGGCGGGCGTGAAGGCTTTTGACCTGCAATTGGACTGCCTGGGCGGCGCGCCGGTCTCCGGGTACTATTGCATGCCGGAGGGCGCGGCGCCGAAGTCGCTCCCGGCCACGCTGGTGGTGCATGGCGCGGGGGTGCGCAGCTCGATTCTGCGGCCCGAGCTGGCGGCCGAGGGCCTGCTGGTGCTCGACATCAATGCCCACGGCATTCCCAATGGCCAGCCCGACGAATTTTACAAGAACCTCAACGAGGGCCGCCTGAAGAATTACCGCCAGCATGGTCGCGAAGATCGCGAGACCATCTATTTTCTCGGGATGTACTACCGGCTTATGCGGGCGCTGGATTTCCTCACGGCACAACCGGAGTGGGACGGAAAGTTTCTGGTTGTACAGGGCACCAGCCAGGGGGGAGGGCAGTCCCTCGTTGCTGCGGGGCTCGACCCGCGGGTGACGGCGATTGCGCCGGGGGTGCCCGCCATGTGCGATCACTCGGGTGTGATCAATGGCTGGCCGCGCATCGTGCCTCGGGATGACGCGGGCAAGCCCGACCCGAAGATTCTAGAGGTGGCGCGCTACTATGACGCCATGAACTTCGCCGCGCGAACGAAGGCCGAGGCGCTGGTGTCGGTGGGCTTCATCGACAATACCTGCCGCCCCACGACGGTGTATGCGGCGTACAACAACCTGCAGGGGCCGAAGAAGATCTTTAACATGCCGCTGATGGGCCACAAGAACGCGCCGGAATGGGATGGCATGGTGCTGGAGATGATCAAGGCGCATGTGGGGAAACAATGAAGGACGAAGGACGAAGGACCTAAGGGACCTAAGGGACCTAAGGGACGATTGACTGAACCATTGACCCACAGGTAAGTCCACAGCACGCTCCTGCCGTAGGTCCTTTGAGTCCTTTGTGTCCTTTAAGTCCGTCGTCCTTCGTCCCCTTGAGTGATCGACGGTCCCTTGCTATACTCGCCAGACCAAAACCAACTGGAGAGCCCCCATGTCCGCTTTTGTCCCCCGCGCTTTTTTTCACCTCATCGCGTTTGCCCTGCTGACCTTCACCGCCGCCGCGCAGGATGGGGTGGTGGTCTCGGTCGCCACGGATCGTGAAGACGCCCTCTACAAGGTGGGTGAAACTGTGACCTACACGATTACCG
This genomic interval from Candidatus Hydrogenedentota bacterium contains the following:
- a CDS encoding acetylxylan esterase; this translates as MTQFLPRAFTLAVFLVLAGWPSFALSPYTFSVLTDREDALYKVSDPVTFRIQLLKDGTPVTEGEIGIELGNDGSTVIKSGTRPLSVEPVIVTGTLDQPGFLRCTATFAAPDGEKVVGLGGAGLDPLNIKPSMPVPDDFDAFWAAKKAKLAEVPMNPRLTPVESTLAGVKAFDLQLDCLGGAPVSGYYCMPEGAAPKSLPATLVVHGAGVRSSILRPELAAEGLLVLDINAHGIPNGQPDEFYKNLNEGRLKNYRQHGREDRETIYFLGMYYRLMRALDFLTAQPEWDGKFLVVQGTSQGGGQSLVAAGLDPRVTAIAPGVPAMCDHSGVINGWPRIVPRDDAGKPDPKILEVARYYDAMNFAARTKAEALVSVGFIDNTCRPTTVYAAYNNLQGPKKIFNMPLMGHKNAPEWDGMVLEMIKAHVGKQ